A window from Eubalaena glacialis isolate mEubGla1 chromosome 1, mEubGla1.1.hap2.+ XY, whole genome shotgun sequence encodes these proteins:
- the PSTK gene encoding L-seryl-tRNA(Sec) kinase, whose protein sequence is MKAGEDARGARSEKPKKLGLCVLCGLPAAGKSTFARALSHSLRQERSWAVGVVAYDDVMPDAFLEEPSQWKSLRQELLKYLEYFFLAVINGCQMSAPPSRTEAMWEDFLTCLKDQDLISSSALEAQSHYLLTKTAVSRPLLLILDDNFYYQSMRYQVYQLARKYSLGFCQLFLECSLETCLQRNGQRPLPVPAETIHLMGSKIEKPNPEKNAWEHNSLTIQSPACASEARLKLTDLLLTALENPIKYVEENVEQKETDRIICSTNILHQADQTLRRIVSQTMKEAKGEQVFPYNLKLLAEELNKLKAEFLEDLRQGNKKYLCFQQTMDLSDVISFFHYEKDNIVRKYFSKQH, encoded by the exons ATGAAGGCAGGTGAGGACGCCAGAGGAGCGCGCAGCGAGAAGCCGAAGAAGCTAGGTCTCTGCGTCCTCTGTGGACTGCCCGCAGCAGGAAAGTCGACCTTCGCGCGTGCCCTCAGCCACAGTCTACGGCAGGAGAGGAGCTGGGCCGTGGGCGTCGTCGCCTATGATGACGTCATGCCAGACGCGTTCCTAGAGGAG CCATCCCAGTGGAAATCGCTTCGCCAGGAACTGTTGAAGTACCTTGAATACTTCTTTCTGGCTGTCATTAACGGGTGTCAGATGTCTGCCCCACCCAGCAGGACTGAAGCCATGTGGGAGGATTTTCTAACCTGCTTGAAGGATCAAGATCTGATATCTTCTTCAGCACTTGAGGCCCAGTCTCACTATCTCTTAACGAAGACTGCTGTTTCCAGACCTCTGCTTTTGATTTTAGATGACAACTTTTATTATCAAAGTATGAGATATCAAGTCTATCAGCTGGCTCGGAAAT ATTCATTAGGCTTTTGCCAGCTCTTTTTAGAGTGTTCTCTCGAGACCTGTCTACAGAGGAATGGCCAGAGACCACTTCCAGTGCCTGCCGAGACCATCCACCTGATGGGAAGCAAGATAGAAAAGCCCAACCCTGAGAAAAATGCTTGGGAACACAACAGCCTCACGATTCAGAGCCCAGCATGTGCTTCAGAGGCCAG ACTGAAATTGACTGATTTACTGCTTACGGCTTTGGAAAATCCAATAAAATACGTGGAGGAGAATGTGGAACAAAAG GAAACAGACAGAATTATTTGTTCAACTAACATTCTTCATCAAGCTGATCAGACCCTCCGAAGAATTGTCTCTCAGACAATGAAGGAAGCGAAAG gTGAACAGGTATTTCCGTACAACTTGAAACTTCTAGCCGAAGAACTTAACAAGCTCAAAGCAGAGTTTTTGGAAGACCtaagacaaggaaacaaaaaatacctgTGCTTTCAACAAACCATGGACTTATcagatgttatttctttttttcattatgagAAAGATAACATTGTACGGAAGTATTTTTCAAAGCAGCATTAA
- the IKZF5 gene encoding zinc finger protein Pegasus gives MGEKKPEPLDFVKDFQEYLTQQTHHVNMISGSVSGDKEAEALQGAGTDGDQNGLDHPSVEVSLDENSGMLVDGFERTFDGKLKCRYCNYASKGTARLIEHIRIHTGEKPHRCHLCPFASAYERHLEAHMRSHTGEKPYKCELCSFRCSDRSNLSHHRRRKHKMVPMKGTRSSLSSKKMWGVLQKKTSNLGYSRRALINLSPPSMVVQKPDYLNDFTHEIPNIQPDSYESMAKTTPAGGLPRDPQELMVDNPLNQLSTLAGQLSSLPPENQNPASPDVVPCPDEKPFMMQQPSAQAVVSAVSASIPQSSSPTSPEARPSHSQRNYSPVAGPSSEPSAHTSTPSMGNSQPSTPAPTLPVQDPQLLHHCQHCDMYFADNILYTIHMGCHGYENPFQCNICGCKCKNKYDFACHFARGQHNQH, from the exons atgGGTGAAAAGAAACCAGAGCCTTTGGACTTCGTGAAAGATTTCCAGGAATACCTGACTCAGCAGACCCATCATGTCAACATGATTTCTGGATCAGTTAGTGGGGACAAGGAAGCAGAGGCTCTTCAGGGAG CTGGAACAGATGGTGATCAAAATGGACTTGATCACCCATCTGTTGAAGTTTCCCTGGATGAAAACTCAGGAATGTTAGTAGACGGGTTTGAAAGGACCTTTGATGGGAAGCTCAAGTGTCGGTACTGCAACTATGCCAGCAAAGGCACCGCACGGCTCATTGAACACATTAGAATCCACACAG gtGAGAAACCTCATAGATGTCACTTATGTCCATTTGCATCTGCTTATGAGCGTCATCTGGAAGCCCATATGCGTTCCCAtacaggagaaaaaccatataaatgTGAATTGTGTTCCTTCCGCTGCAGTGATCGAAGTAACCTGTCCCATCATCGAAGGCGCAAGCATAAAATGGTACCAATGAAAGGTACTAGGTCTTCCTTAAGCAGCAAGAAAATGTGGGGGgttttacagaagaaaacaagCAATCTGGGCTATAGCAGACGAGCACTAATCAACTTAAGCCCACCTTCCATGGTGGTTCAGAAGCCAGACTACCTTAATGACTTTACCCATGAGATCCCGAATATCCAGCCTGACTCCTATGAAAGTATGGCAAAAACCACACCAGCTGGTGGCCTGCCAAGGGACCCCCAAGAACTCATGGTTGACAACCCTTTAAACCAGCTGTCAACTCTAGCAGGACAGTTGTCCAGTTTGCCGCCTGAAAACCAAAACCCCGCATCCCCTGATGTGGTTCCCTGCCCTGATGAGAAGCCTTTCATGATGCAGCAGCCCTCTGCTCAAGCAGTAGTTTCTGCCGTGTCAGCCAGTATTCCTCAGAGCTCCTCTCCCACTAGCCCTGAAGCTCGGCCATCACATAGTCAGAGGAACTATAGTCCGGTGGCAGGTCCGAGCAGCGAACCAAGTGCTCACACGAGTACTCCCAGCATGGGGAACAGTCAGCCAAGCACTCCAGCTCCGACCCTGCCGGTCCAGGACCCTCAGCTTCTACACCACTGCCAGCACTGTGACATGTACTTTGCCGACAATATCCTTTACACTATTCATATGGGATGTCATGGGTATGAAAATCCTTTTCAGTGTAACATATGTGGATGCAAATGTAAAAACAAGTATGATTTTGCCTGTCATTTTGCAAGAGGGCAACATAACCAACACTGA